GGCCCGGCGCGCCGCGCTGGACGCGCAGGTGGCCGGCCTCCGGCAGGAAGCCGATGCGCTCGCGGAGCCGTTCGGCGGCGAGCCGCCCGACGTCGGGGCCCTCCGCGACGCCGTCCGCCGTGTGGCCGAGCTGTCCCACCGCGTCGCCGAGCTCCGCGCGGAGCGCCGCCGCCTGGATCAGGAGACCGTCGACCTGGCCCGGATCGAGGAAGCGCTGGCCGAAGCGGAGGAAAAGCTCGAGGCGCTGGCCGCCGAGGCGGAGGGTCTGTCGTTCGACGCCGAGGAGTTCGCCCAGCTGACCGCGGAACGGGACGACGCGGAGGGCTCCCTCGAAGCCGCGCAGGCGGCCGAGCGCGACGTGCAGGCCGTGCTCCGCGAGGCGGAGAAGGCGGTGAGCGTCCTGGAGGGCCGCCTGTCCGAGGCCCGGGAGACCGAGCGCCGGGTCGGCGACCTCCGAACCGAAGCTCGGTACCTGGAACGCACGGGCATGCTCCTGGACGGGTTCCGGGACCACCTGGTCACCCGAGTGGGGCCGGAGCTGTCCCGGGAGGCCGAGATCCTGTTCCGGGACCTCACCAACCACGAGTACGACGACCTGCGCATCGACGACGAGACCCTCTCCATCCAGATCGCCGACGGCGAGGCCTACCACCCGATCGAACGGTTCTCCGGCTCGGAGACCGACCTGGCCAACCTGGCCCTACGCGTGGCCATCTCCGCCCATCTGTCCAGGGTCTCGGGGGCCGACCTCGGAATGATGGTCCTGGACGAGGTGCTGGCGTCGCTCGACGTCGAGCGCAAGGACCTGTTCGTCCAGGCCATGGGCCGTCTGTCGAACCACTTCCACCAGCTGTTCGTCATCACCCATGCCGAGCAGGTGAAAGACCAGTTCCCCGCGGCCATCGAGGTCCGCAAGGTGGGCCGGCGGCGCAGCCAGGCCGCCCTCGTCTAGCATCCCCTGTCGTGGAACCGGACCTCACGCCACGCACGGTTGCGCACTCCGAGGTCATGCTGGTCCAGCAGATGACCCAGCTGGAGGCGAACCTCCTGGGGAACGTGCACGGCGGCGTGATCATGAAGCTCGTCGACAACGCCGGCGGGCTGGCCGCCATGAAGCACGCGGGAGGCCCGGTGGTCACCGCGTCCCTCGACGAGATGGCGTTCATCGAGCCGGTGTTCGTGGGCGACGTGGTGACCGTCCGCGCCTCGGTCAACGACGTCGGACAGACCTCGATGGAGGTGGGCGTGCGCGTGGACGCGGAGAACTACATCGGGACCCGCAAGGTCCACACCTCCAGCGCCTACCTCGTGTACGTGGCCCTGGACGGTGCGGGCCAGCCTCGCCTCGTCCCGCCGCTGGTGGCCGAGACGCCGGTACAGCAGCAGCGCCAGCGGGAGGCCAAGCTCCGCCGGGAGGCCCGTCTGTCCCGCAACGAGGCCATCAGGAAAGCCCGGGCCAACGAGGGCGAGAGGGCCTGAACGAAGGACGAACCGTTCATGCGGTGATCGGCGCGACGAATACTGGCGTGGTGGTGGGCTGGGGGGCGCCGGGCGCCTGCTCCACGGTCACCGCCATCTGGTTCGCGCCGGACAGGTCGAGCGCCAAGTGCACGATGGCCTGCGTCCCGGACGGGGTGAACGTCCCGCTCGGGGCCGGCGGGTTGTTCCCCCGGAACGTCCACAGCTCGTAGACCTTGCCGGACGGGGGCGTCGGAAGGCCGGATCCCACCACGAAGGCCGAGCGCTCGCCCGGACGGTACGCCAGCGTCAGCGCGCCCTGCCCGGGCCCGTGGAACTGCACGATGCGGGGACCCTGGGCCAGGAACGCGGCCAGCGCCGCGGTCTGCCCGTTCTGGCGCGGGGCGAACAGGTAGCCGCCCAGCCCGCCAGCGAACAGCAGCACGGCAGCCGCTGCGGCCGCCAGCCACCGCCGCGGGCCTCCCGGCCGAGAGACCGCAACGGCCGGCTGGAACGCCCGCCCCATGACCTGGTCCTCGAAGCCTTCCCGAACCGGAGACGGAACGAGGGCGAACGCGAGCCGGCCGGCGACCTCGTGGGTCTCCACCTCCATCCGGCGGCACTGCTCGCACGAGGCGCCGTGCTCCGCCCACAGCTGATCGAGCTCGGCGTCCTGGCCCGGGCTCGATCCGCCGAGGGCCTGCGCGGCCACCAGCTCCTCGATCCGCTCGTGCACGTTCATCGCCATCGGGTCGCTACTTTCAAGTCCTCATCGTTCCATCCACATCAGCGCCGCCCGGAGGCGGCGCATCCCGAGCAGGCACCTCGACTTCACCGTACCCAGCGGCAGCGCCAGCCGGGCCGCGATCTGTGTTTGCGACAGCCCCCCGAAGTACATCAGCTCGATGACCTGCCGCTGCTCGCCCGGCAGGTCCTCCAGCGCGCCCCGGACGGCGGCGCGTTCCTGAGGAAGGCCGATCTCCTCCACGACCACCTCCCCGGGATCCTCCGGCGGCGGCCCGGGCAGCGCGACGGACTCCTCGGCCCTTCGCCGCTGCGCCTCCTCCCGCCGCACCAGGTCGACGGCCCGGTGGTGCACCGTCGACATCAGCCACGCCCGGACGGACCCCCGCTCGGCGTCGTATCCGGCGGGATTCCGCCACACGGACAGGAACGCCTCCTGCACGGTGTCCTCCGCCAGGTGCGGCTGGTGCAGGACCCGCCGGGCCAGGGACAGCGCCGTGGGGGAGTACCGGCGGAACAGGCGCCGGAACGCCTCACGGTCGCCGCTCCCGATCCTGCGGATCAGGTCGCGGTCGCGCGCCTCCCCCAGGTCAGCGGTCGCCATGGCCGGGACCGGGATGCGTTCGCTCGACGCGCGGTGCACGAGGTGGAGGTGGTGGCCCAACGGGCTCCTTCCTGCTGCGATTCCATGGAGATTCGCAACACGAGGGGCCCCGGATCGGTCCGGTGAGGCTGATGGTGCGGGCGGGCAGGACGCTCATCCGGCCTCGAGGCTGGCGTGGATCTTGTCCACTGAACCGGGGTTCTCCAGGCTGGAGAGGTCGCCCGGGTCCTGGCCCAGCACGGTGGCCCGGATGGCCCGGCGCACGATCTTGGCGGACCGCGTCCGGGGGAGCTCGTCCACGAACACGATCCGGTCGGGCTTGAACGACTTTCCGAGGTGGTCCGCCACGACCCCCTTGAGCTCGGCGGCGAGCTCCTCGGAGGCCTCGGCGCGGGGCTTGATCACCACGAAGCACCAGA
This genomic interval from Actinomycetota bacterium contains the following:
- a CDS encoding acyl-CoA thioesterase, with the translated sequence MEPDLTPRTVAHSEVMLVQQMTQLEANLLGNVHGGVIMKLVDNAGGLAAMKHAGGPVVTASLDEMAFIEPVFVGDVVTVRASVNDVGQTSMEVGVRVDAENYIGTRKVHTSSAYLVYVALDGAGQPRLVPPLVAETPVQQQRQREAKLRREARLSRNEAIRKARANEGERA
- a CDS encoding anti-sigma factor; translation: MAMNVHERIEELVAAQALGGSSPGQDAELDQLWAEHGASCEQCRRMEVETHEVAGRLAFALVPSPVREGFEDQVMGRAFQPAVAVSRPGGPRRWLAAAAAAVLLFAGGLGGYLFAPRQNGQTAALAAFLAQGPRIVQFHGPGQGALTLAYRPGERSAFVVGSGLPTPPSGKVYELWTFRGNNPPAPSGTFTPSGTQAIVHLALDLSGANQMAVTVEQAPGAPQPTTTPVFVAPITA
- a CDS encoding sigma-70 family RNA polymerase sigma factor; translated protein: MFRRYSPTALSLARRVLHQPHLAEDTVQEAFLSVWRNPAGYDAERGSVRAWLMSTVHHRAVDLVRREEAQRRRAEESVALPGPPPEDPGEVVVEEIGLPQERAAVRGALEDLPGEQRQVIELMYFGGLSQTQIAARLALPLGTVKSRCLLGMRRLRAALMWMER